The following DNA comes from Allobranchiibius huperziae.
GACCGAGACGTTTCCCGGTGGGGGTGGATCGTGGGTGCACACCGTCGTCTGGGTGCATCGGTGGCCCACCACGCAGCTGGCCTCGACGCTGCACTCCCGGTTCCGCGATCCGCGCCAGAGTACGAACGCAGCCGCGGGGACTGCGAATGCAGGGAACAGCAGGACGCCCCAGAAACTATGCGGCCGACCGCGACACGCGAGAACTGCACCCACGGCGATGACCGCGACCGCTGGGAAGAAGATGACGCCGATGCCCGCCGTCAGCACGGTGACGACCCCGAACGTCGCCACTGCGGCCGCGGTGGTCGCCCACAGCAGGTACGCGGCGATATCCGAGACCCACGACGTGGGTGACCGCAACGAGCCGTCGGCCCGCGCCGAGATCGTGCGCATCGCGGGGTAGGGAGCCGGTGGCGGCGTCTTGAGCACTCGCTCAAATCTGTCCATTCGGCAATTTGAGCACTTGCTCAAACTGCCGTCAAGGGCGATGGGGGACCGGTGCGCGGGTCTTGGCCGGTGAGATGGGTCACTTCGTGGGCTGTTCGAGCCGTTCGAGACGTTTCGGATTCGAAGGTGACCGCGGGATCGGCTACGGTTGTCGAGTATTCACGCGATCTTGCGTTCTCTCTTTTGATCGGCCCACCTACTCCTGCAGTCTGCAGCGGGCCGACTTTCATGTATGGGCGCCGAGATCTTCGACGGCGCCATGCGCTCCCGCTCCTGTCGACACGGGCTCATTCGGTCCGGTCACTTCGACATGTTCAGCGGTGGTCTGTGCGCGCCCATATCTGAGAGGCACGAGAGATGAGCACCCCCAAACAGTCCGGTCCCAAGAAGCAGCGCTGGAGCCGAGCCCAGAAGCTCGAGGCGCAGCGCGCACCCGTCCGCCGCGCGGACGGCGCGCCCAGCCGATCGGCCGAGGGACCGCGATCCGCTGACCGCCGGCAGGGCTCGGCAGGTGGCCCGCGCTCGTACGGCAGCCGTGACCAGCGCCCGTCGTACAACCGCGACGACCGTGCGGACCGTGGGGAGCGCCGCTCCTACGGCAACCGCGAGGACCGGCCCAGCTACAACCGGGACAACCGCAGCGACCGCAATGAGCCCCGTTCGTACGGCAACCGGGATGACCGGCCCAGCTACAACCGTGCCGACCGCGGCGAGCGCCGCACCCCGAGCAACCGGGCCGAGCGCGGTGACCGGCCCTCCTACAACCGCGACGACCGTCCGACCTACAACCGCAGCGACCGCAGCGACCGCAGCGAGCCGCGTTCCTACGGCAATCGCGATGACCGTCCGACCTACAACCGCAGCGACCGCAGCGAGCCGCGTCCCTACGGCAACCGCGATGACCGTCCGACCTACAACCGCAGCGACCGCAGCGAGCCGCGTTCCTACGGCAATCGCGATGACCGTCCCCGCTACAACCGTGCCGACCGTGACGAACGCGGCGGCGAGCGCCGGACGCCGAGCAATCGCAGTGACCGGCCCAGCTACAACCGCGACGACCGTGGCGAGCGTCGCTCCTACGGCAACCGCGAGGACCGTCCCAGTTATGGCCGCGGTCCCCGCGACGAGCACCGGTCCAGCCGCCCGCGCAGCGATGAGCGCACCTATCCCCGCACCGATCACCGCTTCGAGCCGAAGGCAGATTCACCCGTGACCCAGCAGATCGCCCCCGTCGACACCGCCCCGGCGGCGCCCGAGAAGGCGGCGGTTCACACTCCCGACGGCCCCAACGGGTTCGAGGCGCTCGGCCTGCCCGAGACGCTCGTACGCCGCTTGGCCCGCGACGGCATCACCACGCCGTTCCCGATCCAGGAGGCGACCATCCCGGACGCACTCGCCGGGCGCGACGTGCTCGGCCGCGGCCGCACCGGGTCCGGTAAGACGCTGGCCTTCGGCCTGCCCGCCCTCACCCGGCTCGCGCAGGGCGGCAAGGCACGCCCGGGCTGCCCCCGCGCGATCGTGCTGGTGCCGACCCGTGAGCTGGCCATGCAGGTCGCCGACGCGCTGCAGCCGCTGGTGCACGCCATCGGTCTGCACCACAAGCTGGTCGCCGGCGGTATGCCGTACGAGCCGCAGCTGCAGGCCCTGGCCCGCGGCGTGGACCTGCTCATCGCCACGCCCGGCCGTCTGATGGACCTCATCGACCGCGGTGCGGCCGACCTGTCGCGCGTCGAGATCGCGGTGCTGGACGAGGCCGACCACATGGCCGAGATGGGCTTCCTGGAGGACATCACCAAGATCCTCGACGACGTCCCCGCCGGCGGTCAGCGCCTGCTCTTCTCCGCGACGCTGGACAGTGGCATCGACACCGTCGTCGACCGTTACCTGATCGACCCGGTCACCCACTCCACCGACGACGGCACGGTGAGCGTGACCAACATGGCGCATCACGCGCTGCTCATCGAGCCGCGCGACAAGAAGGTGGTCACGGCCGAGGTCGCGAACCGCGAGGGCCGCACCGTGGTCTTCTCCCGCACCAAGCTCGGCGCGGACCGCATCGCCAGCGAACTGCGCGAGCAGGGCGTCCTCGCGGCCGCACTGCACGGCGGCCTCAACCAGGGCCAGCGCAACAAGGTGCTGAGCGCCTTCAAGGACGGCCGCATCCCCGTCCTCGTCGCGACGGACGTCGCCGCGCGCGGTATCCACGTCGACGACGT
Coding sequences within:
- a CDS encoding DEAD/DEAH box helicase encodes the protein MSTPKQSGPKKQRWSRAQKLEAQRAPVRRADGAPSRSAEGPRSADRRQGSAGGPRSYGSRDQRPSYNRDDRADRGERRSYGNREDRPSYNRDNRSDRNEPRSYGNRDDRPSYNRADRGERRTPSNRAERGDRPSYNRDDRPTYNRSDRSDRSEPRSYGNRDDRPTYNRSDRSEPRPYGNRDDRPTYNRSDRSEPRSYGNRDDRPRYNRADRDERGGERRTPSNRSDRPSYNRDDRGERRSYGNREDRPSYGRGPRDEHRSSRPRSDERTYPRTDHRFEPKADSPVTQQIAPVDTAPAAPEKAAVHTPDGPNGFEALGLPETLVRRLARDGITTPFPIQEATIPDALAGRDVLGRGRTGSGKTLAFGLPALTRLAQGGKARPGCPRAIVLVPTRELAMQVADALQPLVHAIGLHHKLVAGGMPYEPQLQALARGVDLLIATPGRLMDLIDRGAADLSRVEIAVLDEADHMAEMGFLEDITKILDDVPAGGQRLLFSATLDSGIDTVVDRYLIDPVTHSTDDGTVSVTNMAHHALLIEPRDKKVVTAEVANREGRTVVFSRTKLGADRIASELREQGVLAAALHGGLNQGQRNKVLSAFKDGRIPVLVATDVAARGIHVDDVGVVLQVDPPADHKDYLHRAGRTARAGEAGTVVTLALPHQRKAVTRLLEQAGVESGLQRARPGDEVIRATGGRTPQERSISDQDLHRILTPKREAGRGGGRGGSSRGGSGRPGNYRGGPGGGSGRRTDGPYRGRPRG